DNA from Aggregatimonas sangjinii:
CAAAGATTCCCTTGCGAATTTTATAGATACCTTGAATATATCCGATGGTATCAAAACAGAACTGAAGGCGATTACCCCTAGCAATTATACCGGGATTTAGTGAAAGAGCAACAAATTATCGCAATCGCATTATCAGATAATTTTCGGATTTCTTAATCTTCGTTCGTATATTGAAGGCAGGCAGAAAGGCCAACTAACAAACACTACTAAAAGGAACAACAACCATGGAAGATAAATTTTCGATTACGGATGCAACTACGAAGTTATGGGACAAACTCGATGGGTGGATCGACGCTATAATTCTTAAATTACCAAATATTGTAATGGCCTTGCTGGTCATCATCCTCTTCTATATCCTCGCAAGGGTCTTACGCAAATTCTTTAAGAATGTATTACTCAAAAAAGTAAGCCAAGTCTCTATTCAGGAGATTATTAGCAAAGTGGTGTTCGTATCCGTTCTGCTAATTGGATTTTTCGTAGCGTTGGGCGTTCTAGAATTGGATAAGGTTCTTACCAGTATTCTTGCCGGTGCCGGGGTTATCGGTCTGGCGGTGGGCTTGGCCTTACAAGGCACATTGAGCAATACCTTCGGTGGGTTGATACTTTCCTTTATGCCACAGCTTAAAATAAACGATTGGATCGAAGCAGAGGGTACATCAGGAAAAGTTACGGAAATCTCACTTCGAAACATTATCATTACCCAAGCCGATAATAATATGGTAGTCATACCCAATTCAAAATTCATAGACGGGGCTTTTACCAACTACACCCTCAATAAAAGAGGTAGGGTCTTCGTGAGTTGTGGTGTGGGATATGAAAGTGACCTCCAGGCTGTAGAAAATCTTACGGTAAAAGTTATCCAAGATAATTTTGAACAACAGGACAACGAAGAAGTCGAGTTTTTCTTTACGGAATTCGGTGGCAGTTCGATCAATTTTGTGGTTCGTTTCTGGACCGACCTTCAAAACAAAAAAATGGAGCTTGCGAGCCAGCATAAAGCCATTAAATTGATCAAAACGCATTTCGATCAAAAAGACATCAATATTCCTTTCCCGATCCGCACATTGGATTTTGGAAAAAACAACTTGACCATATTATCGGAGAAAGGCGAGAGTTCTTCCTAATCCGAATTTTTAAAATAACGGTAAAAAAGAAAGCGGCTGTCTAAAAAGTATTTTTAGCCCTATTTGCGAGGCACGAAGCAATCTGTAACTTGTCGGTATTGACAGACGGATTACTTCGCTTTGCTCGTAATGACGTTTAGCTTATACTTTTTAGACAGCCGCTTTTGTATCAAGTCGATACGGTTCTATCCTTTGAGGAATTCCCCTATGGCATCCAAACCTTCGCCCTTGT
Protein-coding regions in this window:
- a CDS encoding mechanosensitive ion channel family protein produces the protein MEDKFSITDATTKLWDKLDGWIDAIILKLPNIVMALLVIILFYILARVLRKFFKNVLLKKVSQVSIQEIISKVVFVSVLLIGFFVALGVLELDKVLTSILAGAGVIGLAVGLALQGTLSNTFGGLILSFMPQLKINDWIEAEGTSGKVTEISLRNIIITQADNNMVVIPNSKFIDGAFTNYTLNKRGRVFVSCGVGYESDLQAVENLTVKVIQDNFEQQDNEEVEFFFTEFGGSSINFVVRFWTDLQNKKMELASQHKAIKLIKTHFDQKDINIPFPIRTLDFGKNNLTILSEKGESSS